Proteins encoded in a region of the Candidatus Methylomirabilota bacterium genome:
- a CDS encoding NAD(P)-dependent oxidoreductase — protein MIIVPDDFPSVFEGTPAHERAKKLGDVSVFTERGADAEQELIRRIGRAEVAINIRAHARFSEAVFTACPSLKMVSVWGTGTDNIDLNTAGMRGVTVCNTPGVNAFAVAEHALALMLAVGRKITTLDAEMRKGKWPRELLTQLLGKTLGVFGMGSIGSRVAALGKAIGMDVLGWSALGEEARIRKAGATPASKEEILARADVISLHVRLSPETRGFIGRKELAMMKATAILVNTGRGVLVDRDALLAALTERRIMGAGLDVFHQEPLAPDDPILSLPNVVCSPHNAGQTPEVIRDGLLRAVENVEHFLRGKPRDVVVAPVR, from the coding sequence GTGATCATCGTCCCGGACGACTTTCCCTCGGTCTTCGAGGGCACCCCCGCCCACGAGCGGGCGAAGAAGCTCGGCGACGTCTCCGTCTTCACCGAGCGCGGCGCCGATGCCGAGCAGGAGCTGATCCGGCGTATCGGCCGCGCGGAGGTCGCCATCAACATCCGGGCCCACGCGCGCTTCAGCGAGGCCGTCTTCACCGCCTGCCCAAGCCTCAAGATGGTCTCCGTCTGGGGCACGGGCACCGACAACATCGACCTCAACACGGCCGGCATGCGCGGGGTCACCGTGTGCAACACGCCGGGCGTGAATGCCTTCGCCGTGGCCGAGCACGCCCTGGCGCTGATGCTCGCGGTCGGGCGGAAGATCACCACGCTCGACGCCGAGATGCGCAAGGGCAAGTGGCCGCGCGAACTCTTGACCCAGCTGCTCGGCAAGACGCTCGGCGTCTTCGGCATGGGCTCGATCGGATCCCGCGTGGCGGCGCTCGGCAAGGCCATCGGCATGGACGTCCTGGGCTGGTCGGCGCTCGGCGAGGAGGCCCGCATCCGCAAAGCCGGGGCCACACCCGCCTCCAAGGAGGAGATCCTGGCCCGGGCGGACGTCATCAGCCTGCACGTGCGCTTGAGCCCGGAGACCCGCGGCTTCATCGGCCGGAAGGAGCTCGCGATGATGAAGGCCACGGCCATCCTCGTCAACACGGGGCGCGGCGTGCTCGTGGACCGCGACGCGCTCCTCGCCGCGCTCACGGAGCGCAGGATCATGGGCGCGGGCCTCGACGTCTTCCACCAGGAGCCGCTGGCGCCGGACGACCCGATCCTCTCGCTGCCGAATGTGGTCTGCTCCCCGCACAATGCCGGGCAGACCCCGGAGGTCATCCGTGACGGCCTCCTCCGCGCCGTCGAGAACGTGGAGCACTTCCTCCGGGGCAAGCCCCGGGACGTGGTCGTCGCGCCGGTTCGCTAG
- a CDS encoding DUF1059 domain-containing protein, whose translation MAKILKCGDVMPGCSFVMEGKDVAEVMAKGAEHAKTAHGITTIPPDVAAKVQAAIKDK comes from the coding sequence ATGGCCAAGATCCTCAAGTGCGGTGACGTGATGCCCGGCTGCAGCTTCGTCATGGAGGGGAAGGACGTGGCAGAAGTGATGGCCAAGGGCGCCGAGCACGCCAAGACCGCTCACGGAATCACCACCATTCCCCCGGACGTCGCGGCCAAGGTTCAAGCCGCGATCAAAGACAAGTAG